In Streptomyces sp. RFCAC02, the following proteins share a genomic window:
- the nrdR gene encoding transcriptional regulator NrdR produces the protein MHCPFCRHSDSRVVDSRTADDGTMIRRRRQCPNCTRRFTTVETASLMVIKRSGVTEPFRRDKVIAGVRKACQGRPVTEDALAQLGQRVEEAVRATGSAELSTHDVGLAILGPLRELDLVAYLRFASVYRAFDSLEDFEAAIAELRERERPPAAAGAADAPAGRPATTG, from the coding sequence ATGCACTGCCCCTTCTGCCGCCACTCCGACAGCCGCGTCGTGGACAGCAGGACCGCGGACGACGGCACGATGATCCGCCGCCGCCGCCAGTGTCCGAACTGCACGCGCCGCTTCACGACCGTCGAGACGGCGTCGCTGATGGTGATCAAGCGCAGCGGCGTCACCGAGCCGTTCCGCAGGGACAAGGTCATCGCCGGCGTGCGCAAGGCGTGCCAGGGCCGTCCCGTCACCGAGGACGCCCTCGCCCAGCTCGGCCAGCGCGTGGAGGAGGCCGTGCGCGCCACCGGCAGCGCCGAGCTGTCCACGCACGACGTCGGACTCGCCATACTCGGTCCGCTCCGCGAGCTGGACCTGGTGGCCTACCTGCGGTTCGCGTCGGTCTACCGTGCGTTCGACTCGCTCGAGGACTTCGAGGCGGCCATCGCCGAACTCCGCGAGCGGGAACGACCACCCGCCGCCGCGGGCGCGGCGGACGCGCCCGCCGGCCGGCCGGCCACGACCGGCTGA